One Longimicrobium sp. DNA segment encodes these proteins:
- the bla gene encoding class A beta-lactamase codes for MSFHRPALFVAALLGCAAPALAQTSNRASPAMAQLRAQLEAHARATGGVVGLRAVHLETGETVGLRPAERFFMSSVTKLPVSVAVLRRVDRGEIRLGDTVDIPASALTPGHSPVREANPNGTRMTVEALLRSAVSDSDNTANDALQRLMGGPAAVTAELARGGIRGVRVDRPYTRLNRELQDRLRTNDPRDTMTPDGAVALLRAIWVGRLLSPASRQRLVGWMTRGQNPADRIVAGVPAGTTVAHKTGTWGGGGVIGAINDIGIITLPGGRGHVLLAIFVRNPSGPRARVAPHVAAMARTVYGHWARR; via the coding sequence ATGAGCTTCCATCGCCCCGCGCTTTTCGTCGCCGCCCTGCTCGGCTGCGCGGCTCCCGCCCTGGCACAAACGTCCAACCGCGCCTCACCCGCGATGGCGCAGCTACGCGCGCAGCTGGAGGCGCACGCCCGCGCGACGGGCGGAGTCGTCGGCCTGCGCGCCGTGCACCTGGAGACGGGCGAGACGGTCGGCCTGCGCCCGGCGGAGCGCTTCTTCATGTCGAGCGTCACCAAGCTGCCCGTCTCCGTGGCCGTGCTCCGCCGGGTGGACCGCGGCGAGATCCGGCTGGGCGACACCGTGGACATCCCCGCATCCGCGCTCACCCCCGGCCACAGCCCCGTTCGCGAAGCCAACCCGAACGGTACCCGCATGACCGTCGAGGCCCTCCTGCGCAGCGCGGTCTCGGACAGCGACAACACCGCCAACGACGCGCTGCAGCGCCTGATGGGCGGACCGGCCGCGGTCACGGCCGAGCTGGCGCGTGGCGGCATCCGGGGCGTGCGCGTGGACCGTCCCTACACGCGCCTCAACCGCGAGCTGCAAGACCGCCTGCGCACGAACGATCCACGCGACACCATGACGCCGGACGGGGCGGTGGCGCTCCTCCGCGCCATCTGGGTCGGGCGGCTGCTCTCCCCCGCCAGCCGCCAGCGCCTCGTCGGCTGGATGACCCGCGGCCAGAACCCCGCGGACCGCATCGTCGCCGGAGTCCCCGCGGGCACGACGGTGGCGCACAAGACCGGCACCTGGGGAGGCGGAGGCGTCATCGGGGCAATCAACGACATCGGCATCATTACCCTTCCCGGCGGCCGGGGCCACGTGCTCCTGGCGATCTTCGTTCGCAACCCATCGGGCCCCAGGGCCAGGGTGGCGCCCCACGTGGCGGCCATGGCGCGCACCGTCTACGGGCACTGGGCGCGGCGCTGA
- a CDS encoding M56 family metallopeptidase, with translation MSTGAWAHVVGWALVHFLWQGALIALVFAGVNRAARRSAPALRYWAACAALGLMMAAPLATGAWIARAGQRVPAEAAKFSGEGWRTMPLAEEEARPVDAAEEAALAPVRLARRTSIAIEPLVPGLAVGWAVGVLLLSLRLLGGWLWVRRLARRGLLPVPAEWSAALARLRAQLGIPRAVGLWISPHVSGPALIGWLRPVILLPLSASSGLTPRQVELILLHELAHVRRWDYAVNLAQRLAETLLFYHPGVWWISARIREEREHCCDDAVVERASVRDYVLALLAMEEARRPVPALALGAGGASLVARVRRLTNPARRTDAAGRTPVALVAAAALLALAAARPSPAPVDAPRPVPGLCGADAAPAGLTLCAGLGREAAGLLRGTGYAGAVIVQDVATGAVLVSTQSAAGGDSVDVTRAALPASLWKLAIAAAWWDRGWPSVDIECPASATVAGRRMSNPGRPPGGRIRAPEEMLVYSCNTAAVEMALRLSRDGGTDRLAAQLGRMGFPVAGPDAREAADPSFWASSSPGFRRAMAPLAATVHVGGAATMADLALGREAARVTPLHFSRFLQAVGNGGVMRAPTIEAALVGSGDAVRVMEASTAAKLQRAMLRTVEAGTARAAAGTQPGAWRLGGKTGTTGSRDGWFAGLVFDPAGRARYTVLTYLRQGGPGGERPTRLAAEVAKRAIPGE, from the coding sequence GTGAGCACGGGGGCGTGGGCGCACGTCGTGGGGTGGGCGCTCGTCCACTTCCTCTGGCAGGGCGCGCTGATCGCCCTCGTCTTCGCGGGGGTGAACCGTGCCGCGCGCCGCTCCGCGCCCGCCCTTCGCTACTGGGCCGCGTGCGCCGCGCTGGGACTGATGATGGCCGCGCCGCTCGCGACCGGCGCCTGGATCGCCCGCGCCGGGCAGCGCGTGCCCGCAGAGGCGGCGAAGTTTTCGGGCGAAGGGTGGCGGACTATGCCGCTGGCGGAGGAGGAAGCGCGCCCCGTCGACGCGGCGGAGGAGGCGGCGCTCGCTCCCGTCCGCCTGGCGCGGCGCACCTCGATCGCCATCGAGCCGCTGGTGCCGGGGCTGGCGGTGGGGTGGGCGGTGGGCGTGCTCCTCCTCTCGCTGCGCCTGCTGGGCGGATGGCTGTGGGTGCGGCGGCTGGCGCGGCGCGGCCTCCTGCCGGTTCCGGCGGAGTGGAGCGCGGCGCTGGCCCGGCTGCGCGCGCAGCTCGGTATCCCGCGTGCAGTCGGCCTCTGGATCTCGCCGCACGTGAGTGGGCCGGCGCTGATCGGCTGGCTGCGTCCCGTGATCCTCCTTCCGCTCAGCGCATCGAGCGGGCTCACTCCGCGCCAGGTGGAGCTCATCCTGCTGCACGAGCTGGCGCACGTGCGGCGCTGGGACTACGCCGTGAACCTGGCGCAGCGGCTCGCGGAGACGCTCCTCTTCTACCATCCCGGCGTGTGGTGGATCTCCGCGCGCATCCGCGAGGAGCGCGAGCACTGCTGCGACGACGCGGTGGTGGAGCGGGCCAGCGTGCGCGACTACGTCCTGGCGCTGCTCGCCATGGAGGAGGCGCGCCGCCCCGTGCCCGCGCTGGCGCTGGGGGCCGGGGGCGCGTCGCTGGTGGCGCGGGTGAGGCGCCTGACCAACCCCGCGCGCCGCACCGATGCCGCCGGACGCACGCCGGTCGCGCTTGTGGCGGCGGCGGCTCTGCTGGCGCTGGCGGCGGCGCGCCCCTCGCCGGCTCCCGTCGATGCGCCGCGCCCGGTGCCGGGCCTGTGCGGCGCGGATGCGGCGCCGGCCGGGCTGACGCTGTGCGCGGGACTGGGGCGCGAGGCGGCGGGGCTGCTGCGCGGCACCGGCTACGCGGGCGCCGTCATCGTGCAGGATGTGGCTACCGGCGCGGTCCTCGTCTCCACCCAGTCCGCGGCCGGCGGCGACTCGGTCGACGTCACGCGGGCCGCGCTCCCGGCATCGCTGTGGAAGCTGGCCATCGCCGCCGCGTGGTGGGACCGCGGCTGGCCGAGCGTCGATATCGAGTGCCCGGCGTCGGCGACGGTGGCGGGGCGCCGCATGTCCAACCCCGGGCGCCCTCCCGGTGGACGTATCCGCGCGCCGGAGGAGATGCTCGTCTACTCGTGCAACACGGCGGCGGTGGAGATGGCGCTGCGTCTGAGCCGCGACGGGGGGACGGACCGGCTCGCGGCGCAGCTCGGCCGCATGGGCTTCCCCGTGGCGGGGCCGGACGCGCGTGAGGCGGCGGACCCGTCGTTCTGGGCGAGCTCCTCCCCCGGCTTCCGCCGCGCGATGGCCCCGCTGGCGGCGACCGTCCACGTAGGCGGTGCGGCGACGATGGCGGACCTGGCGCTGGGCAGGGAAGCCGCGCGCGTCACCCCGCTCCACTTCTCGCGCTTCCTGCAGGCGGTGGGCAACGGCGGCGTCATGCGCGCGCCGACCATCGAGGCCGCGCTCGTCGGCAGCGGCGACGCGGTGCGGGTGATGGAGGCCTCGACCGCCGCCAAGCTGCAGCGGGCGATGCTGCGCACGGTGGAGGCGGGGACGGCGCGGGCGGCGGCCGGCACGCAGCCCGGCGCCTGGCGCCTCGGCGGCAAGACCGGCACGACGGGCTCGCGGGACGGATGGTTCGCGGGGCTCGTCTTCGACCCGGCGGGGCGGGCGCGCTACACCGTGCTCACCTACCTTCGCCAGGGCGGCCCCGGCGGCGAGCGCCCCACGCGCCTCGCCGCCGAGGTGGCGAAGCGGGCGATCCCGGGCGAGTAG
- a CDS encoding BlaI/MecI/CopY family transcriptional regulator, which produces MGRCTRSPIDMPRRDLPLPTEGELRILRVLWDRGASTVRQVLDALPGEDTGYTTVLKLLQIMYTKGLVIRDERERTHVYAAAVPPETTQRQLLADFTEKAFGGSALGLVMHALSPEVASPAELEEIRRMVARLPAPEGE; this is translated from the coding sequence ATGGGCCGATGCACCCGCTCCCCCATCGACATGCCACGCCGGGACCTTCCGCTCCCCACCGAAGGCGAGCTCCGCATCCTGCGCGTGCTGTGGGATCGCGGCGCGAGCACCGTGCGCCAGGTGCTCGACGCGCTCCCCGGCGAGGACACGGGCTACACGACGGTGCTCAAGCTCCTGCAGATCATGTACACCAAGGGGCTGGTGATCCGCGACGAGCGGGAGCGCACCCACGTGTACGCCGCGGCCGTGCCGCCAGAGACGACGCAGCGGCAGCTCCTGGCCGACTTCACCGAGAAGGCGTTCGGCGGCTCCGCGCTGGGGCTGGTGATGCACGCGCTCTCGCCGGAGGTTGCGTCGCCCGCGGAGCTGGAGGAGATACGGCGGATGGTGGCGCGGCTCCCGGCCCCGGAGGGCGAGTGA
- a CDS encoding TonB-dependent receptor: protein MTRTRTPLLLCLALLALPAAVHGQARLDVTVLDSSGAPVANARVEIAGVRQVVTTTDRGVGRIDRVPAGNRIVSASRIGYTAARVAVEFRAGETVARTITLKAEPVALAGVAGTAARNDRTLARHGFYDRQRAGQGAFMTGESIDRIHPVRTVDLFRRMRGFSVSMDRRGYYVVAPSRGPASVSIPCNGPLVFLDGILVPARASSREDMLSFVNPESIAGIEAYPSPATVPAQYNITGAACGVVLLWTKTGPS, encoded by the coding sequence ATGACCCGCACACGCACACCGCTCCTCCTCTGCCTTGCGCTGCTGGCGCTCCCCGCCGCCGTGCACGGCCAGGCGCGCCTCGACGTGACGGTGCTGGACTCGTCGGGAGCGCCGGTCGCGAACGCGCGCGTGGAGATCGCCGGCGTCAGACAGGTCGTGACCACGACCGACCGAGGAGTCGGCCGCATCGACCGGGTGCCCGCCGGAAACCGGATCGTGTCCGCGTCGCGCATCGGCTACACCGCGGCGCGGGTGGCGGTGGAGTTCCGCGCGGGCGAAACGGTGGCGCGCACCATCACCCTCAAGGCCGAACCGGTGGCGCTCGCCGGCGTGGCGGGGACCGCCGCGCGCAACGACCGGACGCTGGCGCGGCACGGCTTCTACGACAGGCAGCGGGCCGGCCAGGGCGCCTTCATGACCGGCGAGAGCATCGACCGCATCCACCCGGTACGGACCGTCGACCTCTTTCGGCGCATGCGCGGCTTCTCGGTGAGCATGGACCGGCGCGGCTACTACGTGGTCGCCCCGTCCCGCGGCCCCGCCAGCGTAAGCATCCCCTGCAACGGCCCTCTGGTCTTCCTGGACGGCATCCTCGTCCCCGCGCGCGCCAGCTCGCGGGAGGACATGCTTTCCTTTGTGAACCCGGAAAGCATCGCGGGGATCGAGGCGTACCCCAGCCCCGCCACCGTCCCCGCCCAGTACAACATCACCGGTGCCGCCTGCGGCGTCGTCCTGCTGTGGACGAAGACCGGCCCCTCCTGA